The Mercurialis annua linkage group LG2, ddMerAnnu1.2, whole genome shotgun sequence genome contains a region encoding:
- the LOC126670794 gene encoding two-component response regulator-like APRR7 isoform X1: MLSVSILRLVQQETKNKLTVSAFQGDKLRAKIKIIIVNNVNFFLKTEQKTMLQNVVHPSSDQLSIDDVSSPLSAQILEFCDPDFLETLQTSEVTSSSNYCYDENSPYATNLLLPPDTDNKIKNSRDNNSCNTTTSTTTPTTTSSATTAAANPNNNMSTLSMIFDPHDELDNEISASIDFSMPQFITTTNQLQDNHHQFDFSSVQPHHQLSVSLTDLVSADGLTLTQYPSDNSGAPIMIGPPLPSVFEEDCLSSVPSYVALNPSSPSCSFLGPAGLSSYMSNSGLSADSSAIFGSGVLLGSDLQPPELEYQGDNAGIFCPDSMARVFNTGDLQSLSNETQQFVSGTGNSTTLTSEMSSLEDSAFKVGKLSVEQRKEKIHRYMKKRNERNFSKKIKYACRKTLADSRPRVRGRFAKNDDFGETNRAACSNHEEEDDDGIIVKEEEEMVDSSDIFAHISGVNSFKCNYSIQSWI, encoded by the exons ATGTTATCTGTTTCTATTTTAAGACTTGTTCAgcaagaaacaaaaaataaactaacaGTTTCAGCTTTTCAAGGGGACAAATTAAgagcaaaaattaaaatcatcatCGTCAACAacgttaatttttttctaaaaacagAGCAAAAAACCATGTTGCAGAACGTCGTCCATCCATCGTCCGATCAGCTCTCCATT GATGATGTCTCAAGCCCACTTAGTGCTCAAATCTTGGAGTTTTGTGATCCTGATTTCTTGGAAACCCTACAAACTTCCGAGGTTACTTCAAGCTCAAACTACTGCTACGATGAAAATTCTCCGTATGCAACCAATCTCTTACTGCCACCTGACACAGACaacaaaatcaagaacagcAGAGATAATAATAGCTGCAATACTACAACAAGCACCACCACTCCAACCACCACCAGCTCCGCCACCACGGCGGCTGCAAATCCTAACAACAACATGAGTACTTTATCGATGATTTTCGACCCCCACGACGAACTGGACAACGAAATTTCAGCTTCCATTGATTTCTCAATGCCTCAGTTCATCACCACTACGAATCAACTACAAGACAATCATCATCAGTTCGATTTCTCCTCCGTTCAGCCTCATCATCAGCTCTCCGTTTCGCTAACGGACTTAGTTTCTGCAGATGGATTGACGTTGACTCAGTACCCTTCTGATAACTCTGGTGCTCCGATCATGATCGGGCCTCCATTGCCGTCGGTTTTTGAAGAAGATTGCTTGTCTTCAGTTCCGTCTTATGTTGCTTTAAATCCGTCTTCTCCGTCTTGTTCATTTCTTGGCCCTGCTGGTCTTAGTTCTTATATGTCTAACTCTGGATTATCTGCTGATAGCTCTGCAATTTTTGGTAGTGGTGTTCTTCTTGGCTCTGATTTGCAACCGCCGGAGTTGGAATATCAAGGTGATAATGCTGGAATTTTCTGTCCGGATTCGATGGCTCGTGTTTTTAACACCGGAGACCTCCAG tCACTGAGCAATGAAACTCAACAATTTGTGAGTGGAACTGGAAATTCTACAACTTTAACATCAGAAATGTCAAGCTTAGAAGATTCTGCTTTCAAAGTTGGCAAACTCTCTGTTGAGCAAAGGAAGGAGAAGATTCATAGGTACATgaagaaaagaaatgaaaggaaTTTCAGCAAGAAAATCAAG TATGCATGTCGGAAAACACTCGCGGATAGCCGTCCTCGAGTGAGAGGACGATTCGCAAAGAATGACGATTTCGGAGAGACTAATAGGGCAGCGTGCAGCAACCATGAAGAAGAAGACGACGACGGA ATAATagtgaaagaagaagaagaaatggttGATTCATCGGATATATTTGCTCATATAAGTGGTGTAAACTCCTTCAAATGCAACTATTCAATCCAGTCATGGATTTAA
- the LOC126670794 gene encoding uncharacterized protein LOC126670794 isoform X2: MKKNHDLCVPNLKDDVSSPLSAQILEFCDPDFLETLQTSEVTSSSNYCYDENSPYATNLLLPPDTDNKIKNSRDNNSCNTTTSTTTPTTTSSATTAAANPNNNMSTLSMIFDPHDELDNEISASIDFSMPQFITTTNQLQDNHHQFDFSSVQPHHQLSVSLTDLVSADGLTLTQYPSDNSGAPIMIGPPLPSVFEEDCLSSVPSYVALNPSSPSCSFLGPAGLSSYMSNSGLSADSSAIFGSGVLLGSDLQPPELEYQGDNAGIFCPDSMARVFNTGDLQSLSNETQQFVSGTGNSTTLTSEMSSLEDSAFKVGKLSVEQRKEKIHRYMKKRNERNFSKKIKYACRKTLADSRPRVRGRFAKNDDFGETNRAACSNHEEEDDDGIIVKEEEEMVDSSDIFAHISGVNSFKCNYSIQSWI, translated from the exons ATGAAGAAGAATCATGATCTCTGTGTGCCTAATTTAAAG GATGATGTCTCAAGCCCACTTAGTGCTCAAATCTTGGAGTTTTGTGATCCTGATTTCTTGGAAACCCTACAAACTTCCGAGGTTACTTCAAGCTCAAACTACTGCTACGATGAAAATTCTCCGTATGCAACCAATCTCTTACTGCCACCTGACACAGACaacaaaatcaagaacagcAGAGATAATAATAGCTGCAATACTACAACAAGCACCACCACTCCAACCACCACCAGCTCCGCCACCACGGCGGCTGCAAATCCTAACAACAACATGAGTACTTTATCGATGATTTTCGACCCCCACGACGAACTGGACAACGAAATTTCAGCTTCCATTGATTTCTCAATGCCTCAGTTCATCACCACTACGAATCAACTACAAGACAATCATCATCAGTTCGATTTCTCCTCCGTTCAGCCTCATCATCAGCTCTCCGTTTCGCTAACGGACTTAGTTTCTGCAGATGGATTGACGTTGACTCAGTACCCTTCTGATAACTCTGGTGCTCCGATCATGATCGGGCCTCCATTGCCGTCGGTTTTTGAAGAAGATTGCTTGTCTTCAGTTCCGTCTTATGTTGCTTTAAATCCGTCTTCTCCGTCTTGTTCATTTCTTGGCCCTGCTGGTCTTAGTTCTTATATGTCTAACTCTGGATTATCTGCTGATAGCTCTGCAATTTTTGGTAGTGGTGTTCTTCTTGGCTCTGATTTGCAACCGCCGGAGTTGGAATATCAAGGTGATAATGCTGGAATTTTCTGTCCGGATTCGATGGCTCGTGTTTTTAACACCGGAGACCTCCAG tCACTGAGCAATGAAACTCAACAATTTGTGAGTGGAACTGGAAATTCTACAACTTTAACATCAGAAATGTCAAGCTTAGAAGATTCTGCTTTCAAAGTTGGCAAACTCTCTGTTGAGCAAAGGAAGGAGAAGATTCATAGGTACATgaagaaaagaaatgaaaggaaTTTCAGCAAGAAAATCAAG TATGCATGTCGGAAAACACTCGCGGATAGCCGTCCTCGAGTGAGAGGACGATTCGCAAAGAATGACGATTTCGGAGAGACTAATAGGGCAGCGTGCAGCAACCATGAAGAAGAAGACGACGACGGA ATAATagtgaaagaagaagaagaaatggttGATTCATCGGATATATTTGCTCATATAAGTGGTGTAAACTCCTTCAAATGCAACTATTCAATCCAGTCATGGATTTAA